One region of Gorilla gorilla gorilla isolate KB3781 chromosome 13, NHGRI_mGorGor1-v2.1_pri, whole genome shotgun sequence genomic DNA includes:
- the LOC101128867 gene encoding olfactory receptor 13C7-like, translating to MVSSNQTSPVMGFLLLGLSAHPKLEKTFFVLILLMYLVILLGNGVLILVTILDSRLDTPMYFFLGNLSFLDICYTTSSVPLILNSFLTPRKTISFSACAVQMFLSLAMAATECVLLSMMAFDRYVAICNPLRYPEVMNKATYVPMAAGSWVAGSLTAMVQTPLALRLPFCGDNIISHFTCEILAVLKLACADISVNVISMGVANVIFLGVPVLFICFSYVFIIATILRIPSAEGRKKAFSTCSAHLTVVIVFYGTILFMYGKPKSKDPLGADLADKLISLLYGVVTLMLNLIIYSLRNKDVKAAVRNLVFQKRFPQ from the coding sequence ATGGTCAGTTCCAATCAGACCTCCCCTGTGATGGGGTTCCTTCTCCTGGGCCTCTCTGCCCATCCAAAGCTGGAGAAGACATTCTTCGTGCTCATCCTGCTGATGTACCTGGTGATCCTACTGGGCAATGGGGTCCTCATCCTGGTGACCATCCTTGACTCCCGCCTGGACACACCCATGTACTTCTTCCTGGGGAACCTCTCCTTCCTGGACATCTGCTATACAACATCCTCAGTCCCTCTCATCCTTAATAGCTTCCTGACTCCCAGGAAAACCATCTCCTTCTCAGCCTGTGCAGTACAGATGTTCCTCTCCCTTGCCATGGCAGCCACAGAGTGTGTTCTCCTAAGCATGATGGCGTTTGATCGCTACGTGGCCATCTGCAACCCCCTTAGGTACCCTGAAGTCATGAACAAAGCTACTTATGTGCCCATGGCTGCtggctcctgggtagctggaagcCTCACTGCCATGGTGCAGACACCCCTTGCATTGAGGCTGCCCTTCTGTGGAGACAACATCATCAGTCACTTCACCTGTGAGATTCTGGCTGTCCTGAAGTTGGCCTGTGCTGATATCTCTGTCAATGTGATCAGTATGGGAGTGGCCAATGTGATCTTCCTGGGGGTCCCTGTTCTGTTCATCTGTTTCTCCTATGTCTTCATCATTGCCACCATCCTGAGGATCCCCTCAGCTGAGGGGAGGAAAAAGGCCTTCTCCACCTGCTCTGCCCACCTCACTGTCGTGATCGTCTTCTATGGGACCATCCTCTTCATGTATGGGAAGCCCAAGTCTAAGGACCCACTGGGAGCAGACCTTGCAGACAAACTCATTTCCCTTTTATATGGGGTGGTGACCCTCATGCTCAACCTCATCATCTACAGCCTGAGGAACAAGGACGTGAAGGCTGCTGTGAGGAACCTGGTATTTCAGAAACGCTTCCCGCAGTGA